The Leptodactylus fuscus isolate aLepFus1 chromosome 5, aLepFus1.hap2, whole genome shotgun sequence genome segment TTCAGTATGGCTGACTATGATGTTGGACAGTTTTCTATacgtatttttgcttttttttaatattcccaGGTATCCATTCAGTGAAAACACCACCAAGCCTTCAGAGTTTATGGGTACACGATGCCCCGCGTGGTGTGACCGGGTCTTCATGTCTCACACAGCCAGAGCCTTATTGCAGAAGGTAAGTCCTGGTCACCATTGGACTTTATTCCTCCATCTTCCTATCATCTCTTCCTTTCGTTCTTCTCATCTTCCGCAGGGTTATCACCGAGAGGCTTGTGTACGATATGGGAGGATTGGGGGGGATGTCTGTATGGGGGATCACAAGGTAAGATAGAATAAATATTCTTACCTGCAAATTTACATTGCAAGACTCACTCCCTGACAGGTCTTTCTTTCTATGTCTAGCCCGTGTTCCTCTACTTTGAAATGGAGACCAAACATGACCATCCAAAAAACTGACCGGTAAGCCAATATTTCCTCATGGAATCATGTGCCTTATAGACGGCAGGAGTACCAGATTTGTTGGGATTGTCCTTATTTTGTAAGGACAATGGTGGCAAATTTGGTGGATGATTCAGTTGGGGAGATGGTGTCACAAGCGGATTTTTTTAGACATTGGCCTTTATCTTTTGGACTGGTCCAATGGGTATTACTCACCTCGCGCCTCACCCCTCTTTAAAAATCAGGGATCCTAAATGCTCTGAGCACTGAGGCCTTGAAGAAGAGAAGAGGTGAGGAGTTCTAGAGGTCTAGTTTGGGATCTGATTTATGGGGTCTGTGGCTGTTTATGGGGTTTAGTATGGGGCCTGAATTTTGGAcctacatgaagctcctgggccacaAGGCAAAATCTGTGGTGTATGAGGCCTTagtgaaatacagtatataccattgtGTGTATTCCCTCGCCTTGTCATATCTTTCTCCCCACAGGTCGACCATGACTCCCTGACATCCTGGTGACAGAAGGGTCTTCTGGGAGGGGGATCTGTTTACTAGATATTTTTGTCTTTTCacttatttaatattattttatttaaaatacaagtaacaTAATCCTCTTGCTATTATTATGTGTGATTTATTCATGGTGATCTATGTATTTACGTATAGTTCCAGGCTTTACAGACATGGTCAGTCACCGtcccatattgggctcacaatatAAATTCCATATCAATATGTCATTGGAGTGCCCAGAGgaaaacacgggaagaacatacaaactacatgcTGTGCTTGGTCAAAGTTGAAACCAGAGTGATAACCACTGAGGCTCCAGGTGCTGCCCCCTATCTTTCTGACCTGGTAGCACTGGCCTAACTAAACCCAGTAGTCAGGGGGGCACACAGGTCTCCCTCAACCCACATGATTTCTATATTGTGACCAGGTTAttgtctcatacatgtagtgtccctgcctgataacctgtccacaataaggacaccatggcggagtttctgacaagtcccagactatagaaagttcctgcatttatggtcatatcTATTGGTCACCGATCaatacaacagatgtcaccactatgaTGGTCGGAGAAAATGTTTAATATTCTGCAAAAATTTTAGCTACTTATATTTgccaaaatgtttcacttttaattgtccACAAATCTACATAACGTTTAAGTTTCCTTATCCTGAATTTAGTTTCCATTTGGTATTGTgcatattcacttgaatgagaccaagtcaatggggtctgccaggctcCGTGTGTATCTGCTGTCATAGTGGTCCACCTCTCTGTGGTTTGGGTCCTCTGACGGAACCGAATGATGTGTAACTGGTGCTAATATGAACCTAGCGAAATCTGGACTTCAGTTGAAAACCATTGGctctggaaaaaatgctgcatgttctagaatataatataatttaatggaatagaatagaatagaatatatatCCATCAGTATAGTTGCAGCAGATTTGCAGCCCATTCTTTGCTATTTCTTCTCCCCTTATCCATGGATCATTTGTTGGGCTCCGGCCAAGTTGCGGTGTTCCTCATATATTCCTTTATATGACTATATGGACCCCTCCAAAATCTAGAATTCCTTGTACACATCAGATCTATAGAAGGAGCTGTATGCACGCCCCAATAATATCACACTACACCAGACTGCACATAGGTTGCGGCAGCAGATAGGACTTTTGTCACATGTAGAGGAAGTAGAGAAGATTACATGACATTTATTTCATGGGTTATCTCATAATGACTCTGATTCTCGCTCCACTTCTGATATATGGACTTCTCAGGCAGTCAGTAAGCTCACGGCGCCATTGTATTACTGACAGCTATGTGTACATGTACTTAAGACCCCGAGTCAGCAAGTCATGGAAGGACCTCCCTGCTTGGATAGAGGTGAGTATATCCCTGCTTGGATAGTGGTGATTATATCCCTGCTTGGATAGAGGTGAGTATATCCCTGCTTGGATAGTGGTGATTATATCATGCAATGCACTCAGATATCATTTTGAGTGTCATCCAAGTCGCTGTAAGCTCAGCCCCACATTGGCGtgacacttggtcatgtgcattggaCCCAAGGCTTACAGTATACCCGGTGTACATATTCATTTACACCATATTACATTGATGGGGGGGCTGTCTGGGAGCCTGCTGGGCATTGATCACACTGCGTCTGGCCCTGCGCCACTGTGCAGCGACCGCCGCGGAGAGCTGAGAATGCCCAGACTGGAAGATTAacccttacaatgtaagaaaatgaATATAAATATCCTTTGGTGCAGGGTTTTGATCCATGAAGACCCCAGTACTGGCATCTGACACCATTCTGCCGAAATTCATCCCTGCCAGCTCTGCAATACCAAAACATTTTCTAGTATACTGTGATGCATAGTAACATATAACACACATCACATGTGCAGGGCCATTGTTATTCTGTAGGGGGTAGACTTGTAATATCCTGAATTAGGAGTAGATCGAAGGTAaggttgtctggtttagaaaacccctttcaagTTGAGTTACTAGGTGGAGGTCCCCTATTTAGGATCTTCATCTAGCAGCCATAGTATAGGGAGCCCTTACCATCACATTGGAGGACCTGGTATATCAGTGCATTACAAGGAACGCCCATTGATTTACATAAGATCTGTGTAATACTCCATGTCTCCTGTGGGGGAGCTGTAACGAAACTGAACAATCAATGCCGGGTTCTCCACTGATAGATCGAGTCTCGACTGTGAAACTAGGCCAGGAACCCATACTATAATCCTCAGAGTCCGTTGCCCCACAGTGTCCAGGCCGGTAACTCAGGACTCCGTCGTGTGAAGTTGGCCCAGAATTGATCTCATCATCAGGGATCCATCTGGACTAATCACACAAAACATTAAAATTCTGCAGTGACTTTCCCATCCAGCAGGAAGCTGAGGTATGGAGAGCTGTATGGAAGGTCTGGATTTTTCGGTCAATTCAGTGGAGGGTTGAAACTATAAACTGATGGCCGTATGTAGTCGGTGAAACAACCAGAGTCTATATGGTTCCTTCCATATAGTTGCATCTAAAGCAGCTGTGTTGTGAAAGGACCCATCAAACAGCTCAATGTATCTCAGCTTCCTTGATGGATATTGTAGGTAGAAGCCTTTGTAGGACTGGATATGGTAATTTCTCTGTAGTCACGAGAGTGTAAATGTACTTGTGTCATAGTGACTGCGGACCCACACCAGTGTAATGCACACCTTCCCTAtcaaggtcaacctcatttagaTAAATGACCTCTCTCCTGGTTCCTCCACTCCCTCGCACGCCCTCAGGAGGTACGCCCTCACCCCCCTCATTACTTACTTGGAACAGGATAACAAAACATGCCtacttcttccaaaaacagcaccacacctgttcacaggtggtctgtggtattgcagccaaaccccattcacttaaaagtagctaagctgcaataccagagacaACCCacaacaggtgtggcgctgtttctgtaaGATTTAGTAATCGTGGGCGACCAATTTACACGCACAAAAACAAAGGAACTTGTGCACGTTTAATGATCATTTTGGATACACATGGCGATACAGGAGTTGGATTTGTCCCATACATCAGAGAACATATGACAACGTTGAATTTTTCTTTAACGGATTATTATATGTACAGTCCCCGAAGAGAAGGATGGATATTACCATACTGTGGAAGGGTCCGGTCTATAGGATTAGAAAGACATGgcggctttcttccagaaacagcgccacaccagtCTATAGGGAGTTAAtcggactgagctgcaataccacacatggcctgtggagaggtgtggcgctgtttttggaaaaaagtagtcatgtttttctaatcctatacaaaccctttaagcattgaGGTTGACCTGGCCCCGATGGTAATAATTTTCCTCCAGAATTGGCTTCTTTCGATCTCCCCCGGGTTACGAGTCTTTAGAAAGCTATGAGATATACTTTATATAAGCCGATAAATACAAGTTCCATAGGCTGCATTCATGGATAGTCTATCATGAGGAGTCTTCGACCGCAATGCAGCAAGTCCAGGTTGCAGAGATATCGGGGCCCGCAGTTTGGAAGCTGCAGCGAATGTTGGAAATCTGATGAGGATTGTTGGCACACCAGTCATCGGGGTGAAGCTGATCAGTTTATTTTCCATGGCATTGTCCACATTTTTGACATTGAAGAACAGCGATTGAGGTCCAGTTTTCCAGAACATGCGTGTCGCAGTGTGTTTTCTAGCACATGGTTGATACAGATATCTTTTGGGTTGTAAAGTTTGTTTTGCCCCCCGAATGCTTTATCCACTCCGTCACAGGTTATGAGGGGCCAGGCTGAGGACAGAGAAGGCTGCCCGGTGTTTCCTCAGTAGCAGGCGGATCTTCTCATCATCAGAGTCAGGATCTAATGGTTTGGTATATTCATCATCTTCATTCTCAGAGGGTGTTAAGTCCCCAGGGGCCCGAGAACTAAGGGAAGGTGGCCCTGAGGGGTCAACCGAGCTCTTCTTACGCCACTTAGTGCGGCGGTTCTGAAACCAGACCTAGGGAACAGTACAAATATGTTATTGTtcttcacctatctatctatctatctatctatctatctgtctgtctgtctgtctgtctgtctgtctgtctgtctgtctgtctatcatctatctatctgtctatcatctatctatctatctcatatctatctatctatctatctatctcatgtctatctatctatctatctatctatctatctatctatctgacaatGGGAAATAAACACTGTAGAAGATGGCTCTAAAAAGATAAGCTGTGATTGCATGCATGTAATAGGCGAATATTAGActtaatctattatctatctatctatctatctatctatctatctatctgtctgtctgtctgtctgtctgtctgtctgtctgtctatcatctatctatctgtctatcatctatctatctatctatctatctatctatctatctatctcatatctatctatctatctatctcatgtctatctatctatctatctatctatctatctatctatctatctatctatctatctatctatctatttatctatcatctatctattatctatctcctatctatctatctatctatctatctatctatctatctatctatctatctatctatctcctgtctatctatctatctatctatctatctatctatctatctgacaatGGGAAATAAACACTGTAGAAGATGGCTCTAAAAAGATAAGCCGCGATTGCATGCATGTAATAGGCAAATATTAGActtaatctattatctatctatctatctatctatctatctatctatctatctatctatctatctatctatctatctatctatctatccatccatccatccatccatccatccatccatccatccatccatctatctatctatctatctatctatctatctatctatctatctatctatctgacaatGGGAAATAAACACTGTAGAAGATGGCTCTAAAAAGATAAGCCGTGATTGCATGCATGTAATAGGCGAATATTAGActtaatctattatctatctatctatctatctatctatctatctatctatctatctatctatctatctatctatctatctatctatccatccatccatccatccatccatccatccatccatccatccatccatctatctatctatctatctatctatctatctatctatctatgtcctatctatctatctatctatctatctatctatctatctatctatctatctatctatctatctatccttttatCTTTTATATCTAGCTATAAATTATTTGTCTacctatttattatttatatttctatatatctgtgactgtaatatctataatctatgtaatatctatctactgcaCATTTGGCTAATAAAGTATGCCACTTTTTTCTACTATAACCTTTTGCAGTGCTGCCTTTTTTTCAGATGTTTTTGTTATCTGGCGATCTATACCCTGGATCTAGCTATCTACAGTCCATCTTTCTATCTTTGAATCAAATATCTATCATCTCTTtaatacctatctatctatctatctatctatctcctatctatctatctatctatctatctatctcctatctatctatctatctatctatctcctatctatctatctatctatctatctatctatctatctaactcctatctctctctctctctctctctctatatatatatatatatatatccctgttTTTCACCCCTCCCTGCTCTTcttctctctgtatctctctgtccGCCTTTCTTTTTCTCTCGCTATCTCTCTTTAGCTTTATCTATTTCTTTCTCCTTATCTCTCCAtctgtctttctctctctttAGCTATCGCTCTCTATGGAACATTCTAATATTTTTGCACTCACCACTAGAGGGCTCTGCTAATTTTCGTGAACATTACAAGCAAAAATATGTATAATGGTAATGGTAACAATATTTATAATGTTGCAGATAATACGTCACTGGCCGTATCttctatatgtgtatatgtaatgAGCATGCATCATGGTGGTAATAAGTAGTATATATGATAGAAGAACTCACCTTGACTTGGGACTCGCTCATGCCAAGGCTAAAGGCCAGTCTTGCCCTTTCTGGCCCAGCAAGATACTTTGTTTGCTCAAAGGTCTTCTCCAAGGCAAAGATCTGGTGGCCTGTGAAGGTTGGTCGGGTGTGTTTTTTCCTTGTGGATACATCCGTGCTGCCTGCAGGACCTGAAGACGAGTAAAAAGACACTTAAATTGATGTCTGTAAATTCTAGAACATGTCGGGGACAAGCACCGTACAGTATGCAGGACACTCAAGTCTACCTATGGAGTGAAGTCACCAAGATACTGGTGGCTATCCTAGTGTCATGGGTCTatgttaatttttaatgttttactCTCTACATTTTGATTAATTATGGAAATTTCTAATCTGAAATGGGTAAGAATCTCACAAAACAATGTCAGACATGAACGTAAGAGTTCCATACAAGGTGATCCTTTATCACACGAGGACAGTAGTCCATACCCTGGTGCCGCTTCTTATCTGAAGCTAGATTTCATCCAAACACATATGGTAAGCGTACTGTATCCAATGTCAGCCTGGGATTGTCAACATTTCACCGGAAACCTGCACTAATCTTACTGTGTTCTTTGGTCTCGGATTAAATTATATGACAAATATAGGACGATAAACATTAAGAGCATATAGAACGAAGGCTGAACCTTCTCACATGATCCCCGGTGacaaatataatgtataatggacATTTAGACCCTTTACATGATTTGCAGATTCCATTAAAACAATTGGACCTACCAATatttttggacattataaagtgTGGCTAGCTCTTATTATGTTTCCTATTATATTTTGGTTCTTCCTGGATGTCTACGTGTTTCTGTGCTTTGTACCTCCTCTAAAAATCGAAGTGTTCTCCTAATATCACAATATCGGGGGTCCAGAAAATTGGGGAGGATGGGGATTTATTTGGAAGGGACCTCATGTAGAAATTTTAATCattggttacatagtagatgaggttgaatgaagactccatcaagtccaacctataaccctatccTACAATCTAGAGGAAGGCAAGGAACATGAGTCGTCCCAACTCCACTCTGGCAAtcggtataaaaccctggataaaCTGTCCTTACCTTGTCTTTGGTGGTCCATCAGAATTAAAGAGTTAAAATTTATTTTGCTACCTATTTCGAGGACCTTGCCCAAAAACCCTTTGAGTGAATCTTAACTAGCCGTCGGACCTCAATTGTTCAATTGGTGGTGCTAGGTATTAATACAGCATTCaactaactttatttatatatggTACTCCCCTTGTGTTGTCCCCGTAGATTTCACGAGTACTCACCATTGCTCAATGTCCTGTTGCTCGTTCTCCATTCCTGCCCAATGTCAGTCCATCCGCCTTGGTTCTGACTGCTATAGGGGTTTCCAGTTTTGGCCATGACACTCCCTTGCTCCCCAAAACAAGCACTGGTAGCTGAAGCTCTTCCATATCCCGGCACTGTGGGGTAGGTTGGCAACATCCCACCATGAGGAGCTGGTAGTGGTCGGCTGAGAATGTCTGAGATGCCGTGTGGGGTCCCGGAAGGGATGTGGCATCCAAGTACCGTGCTACTCAGCTTGTGAAAAGTTGTGTGGGCAGAAAACTGGCAACCAGAGGGGGCTTTGATTTCGGAATAAGGAGGCAACATGAAGGCTCCAGGATGGTGGGTCTCCATGATGCTAAATTATTTTAACTCAGTTGTTCTCCTAATATGGTACCAGCGAAACTTCTGGGGGAATTTTCACCATGGGTTAAACCCATGAAAAGGTGGTGGAACTTTGTCCTAAATTCTGATGGCTGTCCGTTGAGTGGGAGTCAGATGGCTAAACCTCTCAGAAAGTCTAATTTCCAGATGTCTAATCTACTGTCTCATATTCTCTTTCTGGCTTCTTATCTCTGTCGAGGTTACTACTCTATTGTAAAGTCTTCTCCGCGGCTCTTAGTTGCACTCTTCGTCTTCTTCTTGCTCTCTCTTCTACACTCTCCCTCTCTGTAATCCCCCTGGTTCTCTGTCTCACCTTGTTCTCTCTCCCTGCCCGGCTGTGTGTTCCTCACTATCTCTCACTCCGTCACTGTCTCTTTCAAACTCTCATTTCTCACTTTCTCGCTCCTTCTGTGCGCTCTCTCTTTTTCTTCCCCCCTCTGTCTTATTCTCTCCCCCTATTGCCTTCCACTCCATCTCATTCCTTCTgcaatcatcatttcttttcttCACTTTCCTTTCTTTCGATTTCTCCACCTAGATTCCCCCAAGCTCGCCCTTCGTCTCGGCAAAAAATGGCTGTCTCATATCTTATTGTAGAACTTCCCCTGTAATACAGCGGCTCCTTCGACTTCACCCTCGATAGCGCCACTCTTATGGTCGTCTTCTTCCCCTTGTCTATGTCTTATTCCCTGATCTCCAGTCCCAACAACTTTCTGTCTTATAGTCCTGGTAAGGATAGTGTTCAGGTGCGTTGTATTTCACATTGGCTCACCTCCCCCCCTTAGTCATTCCACGTAGTTATTGGCCGACGTGATGGGTGATGGCCAACGATTGGCCGCTCCCCACAGCCTTCGCACCCTGCCGGACGTCCCTAGATAAATGGAACTTTAAGATAGGGAATTAATGAGTTTGATTTTTCCACTGAGATGTTTGTCCACAATCTGCCTATCCCCTCTCCTACACAATGGGATTTATGCTTAGTAAATAGATTACAGGACACAATCCCGGATCTTTGCTCAATCCATCCATGTTATCTTTAATATTATTTTcggtatatatttctatattactaCGGGTGGGTTCGAGGATGTGGTATACCCATACTGTATCTATCTGCTGTTGATACGTCTTACGTAGAATGATCGGAGTTTCCACTCCGAGACTCCTATTATCTCCCGGACTAGTACCCATATCTCGCTCAATTAAGATACGACCATTGCTGATAAGATGTAATAAGTAGCATAAAAGACAAAGATAATGTGTCAGCCCTGGAAACTGGAAGAAATGAAGGAGTTCCCACTTAGGTTTAGGGTTTGGGTTAATAAAGCCGGCCATACACATTGGATGAATGTGGGCCAAATGAGCCAATCTTGAAGGGATTGGATGATCATCTTATGTGCATGAAATTGTCTCTCTTGGTGGTAGATGTCCAGGCAAAGATGGAACGGGCATGACGGAGTACAACGTTCTCTCAAGGGAGATCAATGGCTGCCAGTTTCTTGCTATTGAGAACACTCACGGCCCGATGGAGGGATGGAAGGAATAGCTCTTGGATGAACGTTAATCATGTTTGTAAGCCCAAGGTCTTATGCACATGGCAGACCATATAGTTGCCAATTGTCCCAAATTTTCCAGGGTAGTCCCTCAATTTTGGCAAGCCCTGGCAAGtaacgaaggattatgaagataatcttgtttcccttagtcctaacagcggcacaatatggggaagtcttgtgctgctgtaggacgacagggaagaGCAGTTCCAACTGGAAACACATGAGTGGGTGATCCCATGGTGGATGGGGGAGATTTTGAGGGATCAGCTGGAACATTAACATCCCTATTTCACCAATTTCAAAGTTGGTAAGAATACTGACCATTCCATGGTATTCTCCACCATATTTATCGCCAGAATTTATTCTCTGTAATATAGTTTCTATACTTCTAGGAAAGAATATCTCTGTAAAATGGCATCAAATGGAGTAAGCCTCTATACGAACTTGGAGGCTTTCAGAGGTACGATAGAGCCccagtctatgggttccatatTGTGACTGTTCAACTTGTTGGTCGAATTGAACCTTAATACACAAAATATCTGCCGTGGTGTCAGACAGAACTTTAGTGCCATGAATAGCCAAGTTGTGGATTCTTATCTATTGTCCATTGCTTCTGCTCAGGTTTTTCCATGGTGGTGAGACCTCCCAAAAATAACCATAATGAAAGGGCAGCACTCTAACTACCCTTCACAGTATATGTGAGAGTGGCTAGGGTCGGTAGGGCAGCTCCGTTCACTTGAGTGCACCCTAGATTATGCTGAGTCACATTCGCTGTCCTGCCCATTGTTAGAACTTtacgtttttttcaatttttttttaccacattaCATGGCatctactgtatatttattaccCTTGGGTCTCGGCCAACCCCCTTAACATCATTTAAATTCCACATATTAGCAAAGCACTATTCTCATGTCAGATATTTTTGGCATATCCACATTATACGCAAGCAATGTCTGATAGATTTAGGATTCCATCCCCGGGACCCGCACCTATCTTCAAAACAGAATTCCCATCCCCCTGTCCTACCTAGTCCCAGAGCAAGAATATGAAGTCTCTGTATGAGGAC includes the following:
- the NKX6-3 gene encoding homeobox protein Nkx-6.3 is translated as METHHPGAFMLPPYSEIKAPSGCQFSAHTTFHKLSSTVLGCHIPSGTPHGISDILSRPLPAPHGGMLPTYPTVPGYGRASATSACFGEQGSVMAKTGNPYSSQNQGGWTDIGQEWRTSNRTLSNGPAGSTDVSTRKKHTRPTFTGHQIFALEKTFEQTKYLAGPERARLAFSLGMSESQVKVWFQNRRTKWRKKSSVDPSGPPSLSSRAPGDLTPSENEDDEYTKPLDPDSDDEKIRLLLRKHRAAFSVLSLAPHNL